The Amycolatopsis sp. NBC_01480 genome segment GGCGAGAGCAGACCGGCGACGACCTGGCCGGACGCGGTGCGCAGGCCGTTGTCCTCGGCCACCCCGGCCACCAGGTTCAGCCCGGCGATCCGGGCGGTGAACGGCGTCCGCGGCGCGGCCAGCACCTCCCGGGTCGGCCCGCGCTCGACGATCCGCCCGTCGGCCAGCACGGCGACGTGGTCGGCCAGCGCGAGCGCGTCCAGTGGGTCGTGCGTGACCAGCACTGTGGTCGGGCCCGTGCGCAGCACCCGTCGCAGCAGGCCGCGGATGGCCGGGGCCGAGTCCACGTCCAGCGCGGCGAACGGCTCGTCCAGCAGCAGCAACGACGGCGAGGCGGCCAGCGCCCGCGCGATCGCCACCCGCTGCTGCTGTCCGCCGGAGAGCCGGCTGGGGCGGCGGCCGGCGAACTCCGCCGCGTCCACCTCCGAAAGCCACCGCGTCGCGACCTCTCGCGAACGCGCGCGCCCGGACCCGGCCGAGCGCGGCGCGAAGGCGACATTGTCCAAAGCGGACAGATGCGGGAACAGCAGCGCGTCCTGGGAAAGCAGCCCGATGCCGCGGGCGTGCGGCGGCAGGTCGACGCCGTCGCCGGCCAGCACCCGGCCGTCGAGCCTGATGTCC includes the following:
- a CDS encoding sulfate/molybdate ABC transporter ATP-binding protein → MTLSVRLSLSRGSFDLDVDFTVPDGSVLALLGPNGSGKSTVLGCLAGLVQAGTADIRLDGRVLAGDGVDLPPHARGIGLLSQDALLFPHLSALDNVAFAPRSAGSGRARSREVATRWLSEVDAAEFAGRRPSRLSGGQQQRVAIARALAASPSLLLLDEPFAALDVDSAPAIRGLLRRVLRTGPTTVLVTHDPLDALALADHVAVLADGRIVERGPTREVLAAPRTPFTARIAGLNLVAGVAEDNGLRTASGQVVAGLLSPDAVVGEPAVAVFEPSSVAILPPGDEHRGSPRNTAGAVVAALEPHGPVIRVRLSAAGWADGLSADLTPAAVAELALEPETAVTLSVKAAAVAVHPAATG